The following coding sequences lie in one Spirosoma sp. KUDC1026 genomic window:
- a CDS encoding response regulator: MKTILIIEDKKEVRENIAEMLRLAQYAVVQAEEGRRGVALARSARPDLVLCDIMMPELDGYGVLHILSKDPDTASIPFLFLTAKIDSEHIRNGMNLGADDYLTKPIDDIDLLAAIERRLKKAEQMNRHIAQPGLTDFLNTFHLPDELPYLTLRYVKKQALYLEGDAPVKLYYIRSGQVKRFKTDASANVFITALSGTGDFVGLPGLLQNTPYTESAEVLLDAEVCLIPQTEFLTLITNHSDIALYFMRLLAHDLSQRDDRLLKLAYLPVRKRVAEALLLVYRKFYSPLDEPNTKSANQAISMTLLRENCAQLVGASMETVIRVLSDLRTEGMLELSGSQITLLDIDRLTRLKN, from the coding sequence ATGAAAACGATTCTGATCATCGAAGACAAAAAGGAGGTTCGCGAAAACATCGCGGAAATGCTCAGACTGGCCCAATACGCAGTTGTTCAAGCTGAAGAAGGCAGACGGGGTGTTGCACTTGCCCGATCGGCTAGGCCAGATTTAGTCCTGTGTGATATCATGATGCCTGAATTAGATGGCTACGGTGTCTTACACATCTTGAGTAAAGATCCAGACACAGCCAGCATACCTTTCCTTTTCCTGACGGCAAAGATTGACTCGGAACATATTCGCAATGGGATGAACCTGGGGGCAGATGATTATCTGACCAAACCCATCGACGACATTGACCTGCTGGCAGCCATCGAACGTCGGCTCAAAAAAGCCGAGCAGATGAATCGTCACATTGCGCAACCTGGTCTGACCGATTTTCTGAACACCTTTCACCTACCGGATGAACTTCCCTACTTGACCCTTCGATACGTTAAAAAACAAGCGCTCTACCTGGAGGGCGATGCTCCCGTTAAACTTTATTACATCCGAAGTGGGCAGGTCAAACGCTTCAAAACGGATGCCTCCGCCAACGTATTTATCACGGCTTTGTCTGGCACAGGTGATTTTGTTGGCTTGCCAGGCTTATTGCAGAATACTCCTTATACCGAATCGGCGGAAGTGCTGCTGGACGCAGAAGTCTGTCTAATTCCGCAAACCGAATTCCTGACTCTCATAACGAATCATTCCGATATAGCGCTCTACTTCATGCGCCTACTGGCGCATGATCTAAGCCAGCGCGATGACCGCCTGCTCAAACTAGCGTATCTACCTGTTCGCAAACGAGTTGCAGAAGCCCTGCTACTGGTTTATCGGAAATTTTATTCACCCTTGGATGAGCCGAACACTAAATCGGCCAATCAGGCCATATCTATGACATTATTGCGGGAGAACTGTGCGCAACTGGTAGGTGCGTCGATGGAAACCGTCATCCGGGTACTGAGTGATTTACGGACCGAAGGAATGCTGGAGCTTTCGGGTAGTCAGATTACTTTACTGGACATTGACCGGCTGACCCGGCTCAAAAACTGA
- a CDS encoding phosphatase PAP2 family protein: MKNKVSLSVLGSALLSLTVLIISCSKSINEPERSAYQPASIDAQAGSWKTYILTTPTEVTLAAPASVNSSDYQAELASLKQQSASFSGTQKDAVTYWSSGAVYRWNEIARELCARYNVPPASTPDGKYPVPDAANPLADPRFPFANPPYSARALAYLSVAQYDALVATWNYKFTYNRMAPSQIDASIKPAFPVSGLPSYPSEDAVVAAASATILKAMFPGEVAYLDAKLAEHRDSRLWAGMNVQSDLTAGLALGNGVAAKVMGRARTDGMSAANNQTVTVDMIKKAQERGLSEVWVSQEAPLRPPMLPNYVNVQPWNFDKATMISLRPGPPPALNSAEFTQSLDELKQINRSQTREQARIANYWSDGAGSYTPPGHWHRTAANAGHDAQFSEVRMARTLALVGTALMDAGIACWDAKYYYYYPRPQQFGVKTSVGLPNFPSYTSGHSTFSGAAAAVLSSLFPDRTAEFAAGAQEASVSRIYGLIHYRFDCTVGLEHGQKIGAYAIARSKADGAGN, translated from the coding sequence ATGAAAAATAAAGTTTCCTTATCGGTTCTGGGAAGTGCCTTGCTCAGCCTGACCGTTTTAATTATTTCCTGCAGCAAGAGCATCAATGAGCCCGAGCGCTCGGCGTATCAGCCTGCCAGTATCGACGCGCAGGCTGGCAGCTGGAAAACGTATATCCTGACCACGCCGACAGAAGTGACGCTGGCAGCACCAGCCAGCGTAAACTCGTCCGACTATCAGGCCGAACTGGCCAGCCTGAAACAACAGTCGGCTTCCTTTAGCGGAACGCAGAAAGATGCTGTTACTTACTGGAGTTCCGGCGCGGTTTACCGCTGGAACGAGATTGCCCGGGAACTGTGTGCGCGGTATAATGTGCCCCCTGCCTCAACTCCCGACGGAAAATATCCCGTTCCGGATGCCGCTAACCCGTTGGCCGATCCCCGGTTTCCGTTTGCGAACCCGCCTTACTCAGCCCGGGCGCTGGCCTACCTGAGCGTAGCGCAGTACGATGCGCTGGTGGCCACCTGGAACTACAAATTTACGTACAACCGGATGGCGCCCAGCCAGATCGATGCCAGTATCAAACCGGCGTTCCCCGTCAGCGGTCTGCCCAGCTACCCGTCGGAAGATGCCGTTGTCGCTGCCGCATCGGCAACTATTCTGAAAGCAATGTTCCCCGGTGAAGTAGCGTACCTGGATGCCAAACTGGCCGAACACCGTGATAGCAGGCTCTGGGCCGGCATGAACGTGCAGAGCGATCTGACTGCCGGGCTGGCACTGGGTAACGGCGTAGCGGCCAAAGTGATGGGCCGGGCCAGAACAGATGGTATGAGCGCGGCAAATAACCAGACCGTCACAGTCGACATGATCAAGAAAGCCCAGGAACGTGGTCTGAGCGAGGTATGGGTTAGTCAGGAAGCTCCTCTGCGGCCTCCCATGCTACCTAACTACGTGAACGTGCAGCCCTGGAACTTCGACAAAGCGACCATGATCAGCCTGCGGCCGGGTCCGCCACCAGCGCTCAACAGTGCCGAATTCACCCAGAGTCTGGACGAATTAAAACAGATCAACCGGAGTCAGACGCGGGAGCAGGCACGTATCGCCAATTATTGGTCGGATGGGGCGGGTAGCTACACCCCACCCGGGCACTGGCACCGCACGGCCGCCAACGCGGGTCACGATGCTCAGTTCAGTGAAGTACGCATGGCCCGGACCCTGGCGCTGGTCGGCACGGCACTCATGGACGCGGGTATTGCCTGCTGGGATGCGAAATACTATTATTATTACCCTCGCCCGCAGCAGTTTGGCGTTAAAACTTCCGTTGGCCTACCGAACTTTCCGTCGTATACGTCCGGACATTCGACATTTTCGGGAGCAGCTGCGGCTGTTTTAAGCTCTTTGTTCCCGGACCGGACGGCTGAATTTGCGGCCGGTGCCCAGGAAGCATCAGTGTCGCGGATTTATGGCCTGATTCATTACCGTTTCGACTGCACGGTCGGGTTGGAGCACGGCCAGAAAATTGGTGCGTATGCCATCGCCCGCAGCAAAGCTGACGGCGCTGGTAATTAA
- a CDS encoding sensor histidine kinase, which yields MNDLPIQHHRAGRKAKRPLTQPEQTNQELLQQIADYQQEVERLQSALQEAQILVTQHGQFEAEQRRLLAQERELKSNFINLASHEFRTPMMTILTSASLINRYNSSEESDNRERHVQRIKAAVTNLTAMLNEFLAVSQVDQYALRSTSQSLELTAFCQDVIASVKATAKPRQRFNYQPQTGSLEVCLDSQLLKSILFNLLTNASKYSADDMPIQLISAIQNRHIVFTIIDQGIGIPDLDKDKVFTNFFRSRNAIHVQGTGLGLYLAKHYAELLGGTITFTSEVGKGTSFTVQLPLMSERA from the coding sequence ATGAACGACCTACCTATTCAACACCACAGGGCGGGCCGAAAAGCCAAGCGCCCTCTGACTCAACCCGAACAGACGAATCAGGAATTGCTTCAGCAGATTGCTGACTACCAGCAGGAAGTTGAGCGGCTCCAATCTGCCTTACAGGAAGCGCAGATTTTGGTTACACAACATGGTCAGTTCGAAGCAGAACAAAGAAGGCTATTAGCGCAGGAACGTGAGCTGAAATCAAACTTTATTAATCTGGCGTCCCATGAATTTCGTACACCGATGATGACCATTTTGACCTCTGCTTCGCTCATTAACCGCTACAATAGTTCGGAAGAGAGCGATAATCGGGAGCGACATGTACAACGTATTAAAGCTGCCGTGACTAACCTGACCGCCATGCTCAATGAGTTTCTGGCGGTCAGCCAAGTCGATCAATATGCCTTGCGCAGTACGTCCCAATCGCTGGAGCTTACCGCATTTTGTCAGGACGTGATTGCCTCTGTGAAGGCCACCGCCAAACCCCGGCAGCGATTCAATTATCAACCACAAACGGGATCACTTGAGGTGTGTCTGGACTCACAACTCCTAAAAAGTATTTTGTTTAATTTGTTAACCAATGCTAGTAAATACTCGGCTGATGACATGCCCATTCAGTTAATTAGTGCAATTCAAAACAGGCATATTGTTTTTACTATAATTGATCAGGGTATCGGGATTCCAGATTTGGATAAAGACAAGGTATTTACCAATTTTTTCCGCTCCCGTAACGCTATTCACGTTCAAGGTACCGGTCTGGGGTTGTATCTGGCTAAACACTACGCTGAGCTGTTGGGGGGAACTATTACCTTCACGAGCGAGGTAGGAAAAGGAACGTCCTTTACGGTTCAGCTACCGTTAATGAGCGAACGAGCATGA
- a CDS encoding YihY/virulence factor BrkB family protein, whose protein sequence is MVVSAPKKIVPVLRLFREAFTNLKANDPVRMAGATSFFTFFALPPIVIMLSNVLSPVLNEQHQLVSYRLFAELSKLLGPRSANQLQDISQHLQNRPPTLPMTLVGFFLLLLASTTLFSVVKSSLNQLWNVRPKASRGFVHTLKDRGIALVIILFSGLLFSISLTIDQRLAVLQQGMLTSTPTLRDWLSSGGNYLLSVVIITFWFASVFNYLPDVRVPRRAVWVGALVTSVLFKVGELILNRLLINSQVANLYGASGSVILLLLFVFYSSLIFYYGASFTRTFARTNQPDPEPNATAVSYEITDLLPPNAAGTTDKS, encoded by the coding sequence ATGGTCGTCTCAGCACCCAAAAAAATCGTCCCTGTTCTTCGTCTGTTTCGGGAAGCTTTCACCAATCTGAAGGCCAACGACCCTGTGCGGATGGCCGGTGCTACGTCGTTCTTTACGTTTTTTGCCCTGCCGCCAATTGTCATTATGCTCAGCAATGTGCTCAGTCCGGTACTGAACGAGCAGCATCAATTGGTGAGCTACCGCCTGTTTGCCGAACTCAGTAAACTGCTTGGTCCCCGCAGTGCGAATCAATTGCAGGATATTTCGCAGCATCTTCAGAACCGGCCGCCTACGCTTCCGATGACGCTCGTAGGATTTTTTCTGCTGTTACTGGCCTCCACGACACTATTCAGCGTCGTCAAAAGCTCGCTGAATCAACTCTGGAACGTCCGGCCAAAAGCCAGCCGGGGTTTTGTGCATACGCTGAAAGACCGGGGCATTGCGCTGGTCATCATTCTGTTTTCGGGCCTGCTCTTTTCTATATCATTAACCATCGATCAGCGGCTGGCCGTTTTGCAGCAAGGTATGCTGACCAGTACGCCTACCCTGCGCGACTGGTTATCGAGCGGGGGAAATTACCTCCTGTCGGTCGTTATCATTACCTTTTGGTTTGCCAGTGTTTTCAACTACCTGCCCGACGTACGGGTGCCCCGGCGGGCCGTCTGGGTGGGCGCGCTGGTTACGAGTGTTCTTTTCAAGGTTGGTGAGCTGATTCTGAATCGTCTGCTGATCAACAGCCAGGTTGCGAACCTGTACGGTGCATCCGGTTCGGTAATTCTGTTGCTGCTCTTCGTCTTTTATTCGTCACTTATCTTCTACTACGGGGCTTCATTCACCCGGACGTTTGCGCGGACCAATCAGCCTGACCCGGAGCCGAATGCCACCGCTGTCAGCTACGAGATTACAGACCTGCTCCCTCCCAACGCGGCAGGAACGACAGACAAGTCCTGA
- a CDS encoding fatty acid desaturase, producing the protein MAFIDRVLQQPAYGWSDKTGTLVIPTKRQLFTEAFSRLNILATRKNWIPAISWLMMLCLLPFAALAFFKYFSWPLLGIGFVYSISIMSTQATIWFHRYSTHKAYTFSHPIWRFITQNLVLRTFPEEIYVVSHHVHHAKSDQPGDPYNAQGGLLYCMLSDVNHQPIAKDLTETDYKKAASFLRHTGIWINSYESYLTWGSIASPVHTIGLWLLNWSFWYTVFFLIGGHGLACALFTGALFWFVLVRAFNYTGHGKGQQKHVDGVDFDRRNLSLNQLRPGLFSGEWHNNHHLYPSSARAGFLRFQLDLAWLYILGLYKLGAVASYRDNKKDFLQKYVHPQ; encoded by the coding sequence ATGGCTTTCATTGATAGAGTGCTCCAACAACCTGCTTATGGTTGGAGCGATAAGACCGGAACCTTAGTTATTCCTACCAAGCGGCAACTCTTCACCGAAGCATTTTCCCGCCTGAACATCCTGGCAACCAGGAAGAACTGGATACCGGCGATAAGCTGGCTAATGATGCTTTGCCTGCTGCCTTTCGCAGCTCTGGCGTTCTTTAAATATTTCTCATGGCCCCTGTTGGGTATTGGGTTTGTTTACAGCATCTCGATCATGAGCACACAGGCGACCATCTGGTTTCATCGATATAGTACGCACAAAGCGTACACGTTCAGCCATCCGATCTGGCGGTTCATCACGCAAAATCTGGTTTTACGCACCTTCCCCGAAGAAATCTACGTAGTTTCTCACCACGTTCACCATGCCAAATCAGACCAGCCGGGCGATCCTTATAATGCCCAGGGGGGATTGCTGTATTGTATGCTGTCGGACGTGAATCACCAACCCATTGCCAAAGACCTAACGGAAACTGACTATAAGAAGGCAGCCAGTTTTTTACGCCACACAGGTATCTGGATTAACTCCTACGAATCCTATTTGACCTGGGGCTCAATTGCTTCGCCGGTTCATACCATCGGCTTGTGGTTACTCAACTGGTCATTCTGGTACACCGTCTTTTTTCTTATCGGCGGTCATGGCTTAGCCTGTGCGTTATTTACGGGGGCACTTTTCTGGTTTGTCCTGGTACGGGCTTTCAATTATACCGGGCATGGGAAAGGTCAGCAAAAACACGTCGATGGCGTTGACTTTGACCGGCGGAATCTATCCTTGAATCAACTCAGGCCGGGACTTTTTTCGGGCGAATGGCATAATAACCATCACCTGTACCCAAGCAGTGCCCGGGCGGGCTTTCTACGGTTTCAGCTCGACCTGGCCTGGCTCTACATCCTGGGTTTGTACAAGCTGGGAGCAGTGGCCTCTTACCGGGATAACAAAAAAGATTTCCTCCAGAAATATGTACATCCTCAGTAA
- a CDS encoding response regulator — MNEPYRPPATTRRNVQRTKILIIDDNLDQCDIIQTVLHDCMPEVDLLIALTGEAAFSQLHHCLEAKQKLPRLILLDLYLPLADDGLRIIERIKRKDSPYRLIPIALLSQSARQPDVQRGYELGANSYIVKPASHAQWLLCMKSLREYWLHTVTLPPG, encoded by the coding sequence ATGAATGAACCCTACCGGCCACCGGCCACGACCCGGCGTAACGTCCAGCGAACTAAAATTCTCATCATCGATGATAATCTGGATCAGTGTGATATAATCCAGACTGTGCTGCACGATTGTATGCCGGAGGTGGATTTACTGATCGCGTTAACCGGGGAAGCTGCTTTTAGCCAACTTCATCACTGTCTGGAGGCTAAACAGAAATTGCCCCGGTTGATTTTGCTGGATCTGTACCTGCCGCTCGCTGACGATGGCTTACGCATTATCGAACGGATAAAACGAAAGGATTCGCCTTATCGCTTAATTCCCATTGCCCTGCTATCCCAGTCAGCCCGGCAACCAGATGTTCAGCGGGGCTACGAGCTGGGTGCCAATTCCTACATTGTCAAACCGGCCAGTCATGCCCAGTGGCTGCTTTGTATGAAATCCCTGCGGGAGTACTGGTTGCATACGGTTACCCTGCCGCCGGGTTGA
- a CDS encoding TonB-dependent receptor family protein — translation MTTRIFSAWLSGVLLLPAATLTAQTPVSRKNTDSLTARTLKQVTVKGAKPTVVDPLPNVYGTFLMGGKRSEAIRVSDIDATVAEKNPRQLFARIPGVFVYDMDGTGNQINIATRGLDAHRSWENNIRQNGVITNSDMYGYPASHYSPPMESIDRIELVRGTGSLQYGAQFGGMLNYVTKRADTTRRFGFETNSSVGSYGLRSTYNAIGGRLGKWTYYAYYYRRHSDGYRQNSRSEAQAQFASIHYQANRRLGITAELGRSSYVYQIPGPLTDSLFNQNPRQSTRSRNYFNPDIYVPSLRLNWQLSDQTQLSWTTSAVLGARNSVQFDAFATVSDGVDPTTGRLRNRQVDVDHFNSYTSELRLLHKYRLGSLTGTAAGGIQVMSTDLHRQQQGQGTTGDDFDLTLVSPFRRDLHFRTNNIALFAENQFQLTPRLNISPGIRIENGLTRMRGTITYYTPDNLPTDINHHFALLGINGQYQLTSALKVYGGWSQAYRPVIFKDIIPASMYEQIDKNLKDARGYTAELGISGQWQGLHVNVTLFDLLYRNRLGTLLQTNADGSNYIFRTNIGDSRNRGVEALIEGQLAQIGRVQLSGFTSTAYLDARYTNARVSTGRDNQAINGNRVESTPQWTSRNGLTARYATASLTLQYSYVAASFSDALNTATPSANGAVGPVPAYSLLDLNSTWRIGKQLTLRGSVNNLLNRQYFTKRPTFYPGPGVWPSDGRSAVLSVSFRL, via the coding sequence ATGACAACACGTATATTCAGTGCGTGGCTGTCGGGAGTATTGCTGCTCCCGGCAGCTACCCTCACAGCACAGACGCCTGTTTCCAGAAAAAATACAGATTCGTTAACCGCCCGCACCCTGAAACAAGTCACGGTAAAAGGCGCCAAGCCAACCGTAGTTGACCCATTGCCCAACGTATATGGTACGTTCCTGATGGGGGGTAAACGTAGCGAAGCCATTCGCGTATCGGACATTGACGCCACGGTAGCGGAGAAAAATCCACGGCAGTTGTTCGCCCGGATTCCCGGTGTTTTCGTCTATGATATGGACGGCACCGGCAACCAGATCAATATCGCTACGCGCGGTCTCGATGCCCACCGTTCCTGGGAAAACAATATCCGCCAGAACGGTGTGATCACGAATTCAGATATGTATGGCTACCCCGCCAGCCACTATTCGCCACCGATGGAAAGCATCGATCGGATTGAGCTGGTTCGCGGCACGGGTTCGCTCCAGTACGGCGCCCAGTTTGGCGGTATGCTGAACTACGTTACGAAGCGCGCCGACACGACACGCCGGTTCGGCTTTGAAACGAACAGTTCAGTCGGTTCCTACGGATTACGCAGTACGTACAATGCCATTGGCGGACGCCTTGGGAAGTGGACCTACTACGCGTATTACTACCGCCGTCATTCGGATGGGTATCGCCAGAACAGCCGCTCGGAAGCCCAGGCGCAGTTTGCGTCCATTCATTATCAGGCGAACCGTCGGCTGGGCATCACCGCCGAACTGGGCCGGTCGAGCTACGTATACCAGATTCCAGGACCGCTGACGGATTCGCTGTTTAACCAGAACCCACGCCAGTCTACCCGGAGCCGCAACTATTTCAATCCGGACATTTACGTACCGTCGCTGCGCCTGAACTGGCAGTTGTCTGACCAGACGCAACTTTCGTGGACGACTTCAGCGGTACTGGGTGCCCGCAACAGTGTGCAGTTCGACGCTTTCGCCACAGTGTCCGACGGAGTCGATCCGACGACGGGCCGGCTCCGGAACCGGCAGGTGGACGTCGATCATTTCAACAGCTACACGTCTGAACTGCGGCTGCTTCACAAATACCGGCTGGGTAGCCTGACTGGTACGGCAGCGGGTGGTATTCAGGTAATGAGTACCGACCTGCACCGGCAGCAGCAGGGACAGGGCACGACGGGTGATGATTTCGACCTAACGCTGGTCAGCCCGTTCCGGCGCGACCTGCATTTCCGTACGAACAACATTGCCCTGTTCGCGGAAAACCAGTTTCAGCTAACACCCCGGCTGAATATTTCACCCGGTATCCGGATTGAGAACGGCCTGACCCGGATGCGGGGCACCATTACGTACTATACGCCGGATAATCTGCCGACCGACATCAACCACCATTTTGCGCTGCTGGGCATCAATGGGCAGTACCAGCTTACATCCGCCCTGAAGGTGTACGGTGGCTGGTCGCAGGCGTATCGACCTGTAATCTTCAAGGATATCATTCCAGCGTCGATGTACGAACAGATTGATAAAAACCTGAAAGACGCGCGGGGGTATACTGCCGAACTGGGCATCAGTGGTCAGTGGCAGGGACTGCACGTCAACGTAACGCTCTTCGATCTGCTGTACCGCAACCGCCTGGGTACGCTCCTGCAAACCAACGCCGACGGCAGCAATTACATCTTTCGGACCAACATCGGCGACAGCCGCAACCGGGGTGTCGAAGCGCTGATCGAGGGGCAGCTCGCTCAGATCGGTCGGGTTCAGCTTAGCGGCTTTACATCAACAGCCTACCTGGATGCCCGCTACACCAACGCCCGCGTCTCAACGGGGCGCGACAACCAGGCCATCAACGGCAACCGGGTTGAATCTACCCCGCAGTGGACCAGCCGCAACGGCCTCACGGCTCGTTACGCTACCGCCAGCCTGACGCTCCAGTACAGCTACGTAGCGGCAAGCTTCTCCGACGCATTGAACACGGCTACGCCCTCGGCTAACGGTGCCGTTGGACCGGTTCCGGCCTACAGCCTGCTGGATCTGAACAGCACCTGGCGCATCGGTAAGCAGTTAACCCTGCGCGGCAGCGTCAACAACCTGCTCAATCGACAGTACTTTACGAAACGTCCTACGTTTTACCCTGGTCCGGGGGTGTGGCCCTCGGACGGCCGCAGCGCCGTACTCTCTGTTAGTTTTCGTCTGTAA